The genomic DNA CATCTTGGTGGTCATCTTGCTTAAGACGGTTGCTTAAAATCATCAGCGTGCTATCCAGCCCCTCATGGAGATCCACGGTTTTAATATCCGCTTCATCTAGCCGGGAAAACGTCCGCAGCGATCGCACAATGCCCATAATCCGATCAATGCCCACCTGCATAGATTCTAAGAGCTGCGGCAAATCCTGCTTCACAAACTCCAGATCAATACTGTCCATTTGCGCCTGTAGCTCTGGCGGTGTGGGCGCGCTCTTCTGATAGGCATGGATCAACATCAACAGATGCTCAGCGTAGTCCCGAGCGGGGCGCAAGTTGCCGTGAATAAAGTTAATAGGATTGTTGATCTCGTGGGCCACACCTGCCACCAATTGACCCAAACTAGACATCTTTTCCGACTGCACCAACTGCATCTGGGTCAGGCGCAGTTCCTCAAGAGCAACTTCTAGCTCCTGGGTACGCTGCCGCAGAGCCGCCTCCGAGTTCTGCAAAATATCTTGGGCTTGCTTACGCTGCTGCACCTCCTCCAGCAACGTTTGGTTACTGTGCTGCAATTTAAGCTGCATTTGCCGTAGGGTAAGCTGATTCTCGACCCGCGCCAGCACCTCTTCCACCTGAAACGGCTTAGTGATGTAGTCTGCACCGCCCACCCGAAACGCCTTGACCTTATCCGCCGTATCACTCAGCGCACTTAGGAAAATGATGGGAATGGCCCCGGTTTGTTCACAGGCTTTCAACTCTTCACACACCTGATAACCGTTCATAGCCGGCATGTTGATATCCAACAAAATCAGATCCGGAGGCAGGGCGCGAACCGCCATCAACGCCGCAGAACCACTAATGGCACTGCGCACTTCATAGCCCCGCTGCCCCAACATGCGAGACAGCAGACGCAGGTTATCAGCTTTATCATCCACAATCAGAATGTTGCCGTTGAGGGAGCGATCGTCCATTAGATCTGGCTTACTCATGGAGTTGGAAAGGTGTGGGAGGCTGCGGTCAGGGCGACAATGTCTTCAAAACGAAAATCGTGGGTGAGCTTCGTAAGGGCACGGGCTAAGGGTTGCTGGGTATCGGGCAGTTGCTGAATGAGTTGCAGCACTAAGCGATCGCTACACCCACTAGCAGCTCGGTGAAGCTGGCTCAGCCAGTCTGCGGGCATAGTTGACAGCGCCTCGGGGGTGAGCACCATCTGGCTAGTCGTCACATCTGCCTGATCTTCGTAACAGTATTCCAGTCCTAAATGGTAGGACAGGAGATCTAGCAACCGTTGCTCTTGAACAGGCTTATACAGAAAGTCATCACACCCTGCATTGAGAATATCAGCCCGATCATCTTCAAACACACTACTCGTAACAGCAATAATGGGGGTCTGACGCCCCTGCAGCTCAGCTTTAATGCGTTGAGTCGCTTCGTAGCCACTCATCACTGGCATCCGCATATCCATCAAAATGGCATGGGGGTGCCACTGTTGCCAAAGGGCGATCGCTTCTTCCCCATTTTCGGCCTCTTGGACGCGAAAACCAATAAAGGTCAGCAACTTCACCAAGACATTACGACTATCTTCATGATCATCAACCACTAGAATCCGACATTCGGGTTGATCGGGCCGCAAACCTACCACACGCTGAGGGGACGACCGTTCGGGTAGATCGGCAAGGCTAGCTAAGCGCACCTGAATATAAAACTTGAAGGTACTGCCTTGATCCAGTTCGCTGCTGACAGAGATCGTCCCCCCCATTAACTGCACAAATTTTTGACTAATACTCAGCCCCAACCCGGTGCCTTCCCGCTGGGCCTGGCCGGCCGCGGCCTGCTCGAAGGGCAAAAATAAGCGTTCCATATCGCTACGACCAATGCCCACCCCGGTGTCACTCACCTCAAACCACAGCAAATGATAGCGCTCCTGTGAATCCGAGGATGGCAACGAATCTGTAGAATGGGGAAGGTTGTGCACCCGCAACACCACACCGCCCTGACGGGTAAATTTGATGGCATTACCCAGGAGATTGATCAGCACTTGCTGGAGCTTGCCCTCATCCGCCGTCACATAGCGGGGCACGCCCGGTGAACGGTGGAAGGCTAAGGTCAGGTCTTTCTCATGGGCCTTGAGGCAGAGCATATCCTCTAACCCATCCAGCAAATTGTATAAATCAAAGCTTTGCTCATTGAGATCAATCTGCCCGGCTTCAATTTTAGACATCTCTAAGACGTCATTAATCAGGGTGAGAAGGTGCTGACCGCTACGATTAATGATGTTTAGGTATTCTCGATTGTCAGAGCCCAGGGATGGGTCATGGTTCATCACTTGGCTAAATCCCAAAATGGCATTCAGCGGTGTGCGCAACTCATGGCTCATATTGGCCAAAAATTCACTCTTGGCCCGGTTGGCAGATTGGGCGGCATCCCGAGCATTAGCCAGCTCAATGGCTTGCAGTTGGGTGCGCTGCAATAATTCAGCCTGCTGCACCGCCACGCCCAGTTGGGTGCCCACATGGGTGGCGAGCTGAATGTCGCTATCTTTCCAGTAGCGAGGGCGATCGTTTTGGTAGTGGGCGAGTAATCCCCACAGGCGATCGCCCTGGAAAATCGGCACAGTGAGATAGGCACGGGCCTGATATCGCTCTAGCAGGTGCATGTAGCAAGGGGAAAATCCTGCTTGGTAAATGTCACGCACGCAGAGAAACTGCGTACCCCGAGCATAGGCTCCCCCCTGGGTTTCATGGAGATAGGTGTCTTGCGTATCGGTGCCGCGCTTCGACCAATCTTTCACAGCACAGCTATCTTCCTGCAGCGCTTCATCGTTCAAACCCTGTTCATGCCATTGATCAATCACGAGGGGTTTCCAGCCCGCCCCTGCTGATTCAGCAATGAATTCACCACTCCAATCGGCATTAAAGCGATAAATGGCCACGCGATCGCACTGGAGCAGTTGCCGCAGCTCTTGGGTGGTGGAACGAAAGATTTGCTCTAGATCCAAGGTTTGGCGCATCCGTTCAATCACATGTTGCGCTGCTCGCTGGCGTTCGGCTAGTTCCTTGAGCGCTTCTTGGGCCTGGTGGCGATCGCGAATTTCATGCTGGAGGTCTCGGTTCTGCCGATCGAGCAACTGGCGCTGCTGCTGCTCCTGTTCCAACAGCTTCGCGTGCTGCAAGGCAATACCCACCTGAGCAGCGATCGCCTGCAGTAGATGACTATCTTCATCCGTCCAGTCTCGCTGATGGTCGCATTGATGCAGCTCCAGCATTCCCGTTGGCTGCCCTTGGTAAGACGTACGCACCGCGAGAATAGACTGTACCTGCACCTGGTTCCACAACGGCTGTAGCGTAGCAAGACGCGGATCGGATGAAACATCGGGAACAGGAATCACCTGATCATGGGCCAAGACAGCGATCGCATAGGGATTATTGTGCAACGGAATTTGAAACGTCATCGGCAGTTGATAGCCCGACTCCGCATAAACCGCCACGGTAGAAATAGCAGACGGCGGCGACTGACTGCAGGTGTGGATGATACAGCGATTCACGCCAAAGGTGCGGGCCACCTGGCCCACCGTCGTCTCAAAAATTTTC from Candidatus Obscuribacterales bacterium includes the following:
- a CDS encoding response regulator, whose translation is MSKPDLMDDRSLNGNILIVDDKADNLRLLSRMLGQRGYEVRSAISGSAALMAVRALPPDLILLDINMPAMNGYQVCEELKACEQTGAIPIIFLSALSDTADKVKAFRVGGADYITKPFQVEEVLARVENQLTLRQMQLKLQHSNQTLLEEVQQRKQAQDILQNSEAALRQRTQELEVALEELRLTQMQLVQSEKMSSLGQLVAGVAHEINNPINFIHGNLRPARDYAEHLLMLIHAYQKSAPTPPELQAQMDSIDLEFVKQDLPQLLESMQVGIDRIMGIVRSLRTFSRLDEADIKTVDLHEGLDSTLMILSNRLKQDDHQDDHNDGIEIVKRYGNLPRVECYPGQLNQVFMNILTNALDAIEDENSQRVAQGRSPLPGQVTISTWMTEAQTIQIGILDNGPGMPESVQKRLFDPFFTTKPIGRGTGLGMSISYRIITERHRGTLTCTSTLGQGTEFVITIPLQQSRSQPQPLAMQGHGKDSDQNGPFGSRVL
- a CDS encoding response regulator: MNPPISDTAGHILVVDDILPNARILCQLLDQEGYQASMALNPEQALHNLAHMSFDLVLLDIRMPQMDGYELCRRLKAHPATADIPVIFVSALEEPLDKVRAFEVGGADYLTKPLNIKEVVVRIQHQLRIRHLQKQLMLKNQRLQQEISDRTQAESQNQVLLAMMQEVSSAPDLNAALDVVLRYLCDVLDFGYGCAWMPIDPNTLACSSMWYAQPKLCASYVVELEESHQHLQAITLQPHQGLEGQVWQAGEPMWGTLGSPDDWGSQPLQWLADLGYGRKLVIPIVSPQTEATLDSCQVPPVLAVLVFYTHPHANEPKQMQLSMAIASQLRAILEQKRIQDALSQSEERWQLALDGNNDGIWDWDIPSNHIACSDRFADILGYAPSELLLNYDTWLQRIHPNDAELVEVAAQAHLRRQRSTFMAEYRMKCSNGSYKWVLVRGKAQWNSIGQPLRMVGSLRDISDLKLTEEALSQQLNQALLIRQVTDEIRWQIDSKKIFETTVGQVARTFGVNRCIIHTCSQSPPSAISTVAVYAESGYQLPMTFQIPLHNNPYAIAVLAHDQVIPVPDVSSDPRLATLQPLWNQVQVQSILAVRTSYQGQPTGMLELHQCDHQRDWTDEDSHLLQAIAAQVGIALQHAKLLEQEQQQRQLLDRQNRDLQHEIRDRHQAQEALKELAERQRAAQHVIERMRQTLDLEQIFRSTTQELRQLLQCDRVAIYRFNADWSGEFIAESAGAGWKPLVIDQWHEQGLNDEALQEDSCAVKDWSKRGTDTQDTYLHETQGGAYARGTQFLCVRDIYQAGFSPCYMHLLERYQARAYLTVPIFQGDRLWGLLAHYQNDRPRYWKDSDIQLATHVGTQLGVAVQQAELLQRTQLQAIELANARDAAQSANRAKSEFLANMSHELRTPLNAILGFSQVMNHDPSLGSDNREYLNIINRSGQHLLTLINDVLEMSKIEAGQIDLNEQSFDLYNLLDGLEDMLCLKAHEKDLTLAFHRSPGVPRYVTADEGKLQQVLINLLGNAIKFTRQGGVVLRVHNLPHSTDSLPSSDSQERYHLLWFEVSDTGVGIGRSDMERLFLPFEQAAAGQAQREGTGLGLSISQKFVQLMGGTISVSSELDQGSTFKFYIQVRLASLADLPERSSPQRVVGLRPDQPECRILVVDDHEDSRNVLVKLLTFIGFRVQEAENGEEAIALWQQWHPHAILMDMRMPVMSGYEATQRIKAELQGRQTPIIAVTSSVFEDDRADILNAGCDDFLYKPVQEQRLLDLLSYHLGLEYCYEDQADVTTSQMVLTPEALSTMPADWLSQLHRAASGCSDRLVLQLIQQLPDTQQPLARALTKLTHDFRFEDIVALTAASHTFPTP